The Pseudomonas rhizosphaerae genomic sequence GTTGGGTCATGGGAAAAGTCGCCTCCGGCATCCAGTGGCGGGTATTCTAACCACGTGGCGGTATTCGGTCGCCTTTTTCGCATGGCCGCAGGAATAAGGAAGGGTTAAGCATGAGATGGCGTATCAAGGCCAACCTCGCCCAGTTGGCGGGCCTGCTGCTGGCAGCGGCGTTGCTGGGCGGTTGCGGGGCCGACTACGGGCCCGATCAGCATGGCAACCCGGTATCCGCCAAGACCCTGGACAAGCAGTGGCTGGTGGTCAACTACTGGGCGGTCTGGTGCGGGCCATGCCGTCGCGAGATTCCCGAACTCAACGCATTGTCGCAGAGCCTGCAAGGGCAGGGCGTCAGCGTCGTCGGTGTCAACTTCGACAACCTGCAAGGGGATGAACTGAAGGCGGCCGCCAGCACCCTGGGGATTGATTTCACCGTACTCGCCCAAGACCCGGCCCCCCGCTTCGACTTGCCCCGCAGCCAGGCCTTGCCGGTCACCTTCATCATCGATGCCCAAGGCAAGCTTCGCGATCAACTGATGGGTGAGCAGACCGCCGCAGGCATCGAGGCGCGCCTGGCGACATTGCAGGGCGGCGAACGGTGAGCAGTCGTAGCAGGGCCTGGCGCGCGGCAATCCTTGTACGCGACCAGGCTCGGACGCGGTGTTACGCAGTTTGTAACTGAATTGACGTTGGTCATCAGCTCCGGTTCGGATGGCCTCGGTGCTAGCATTACCGATGGCCTCGCGAAAGTGCGAGACTGATCGTGAGGATCAAGCAGGCCTCATGAGGATACTTGGATCAAGGATGATTATCTTGAGTGACAATACTATAGAGGCAATTTATGAGAAAATGTATGTCTATGAGGAAGAAATAAAAAAACAGCATTTCCATCAAGACTCAGTTGATGTTCACCGCGATGTTTGCACTTTTGTCCGTTGCTGCCTATTTAGCCAGGTTTCTGGATTTTACTGAAAAACCCACGATAGCTTGCATTATTGCTTTTCTTGTATTTGGAGTGATTGCAATCGCTGCGGTTTCGGTTGATTTCAATTGCCGGGCTTTCAGTGGCTCTGAATTCAATAGAATGCCCTATGCCTCGGAAGTTAAGAAATACCATGACGATCAGTTAAGCTATAATGGCGAACTCACGGAGTACAATCGTCAAGTAAAACCGGCGGAACAGCTGAAATGGGTCGACCCGGTGCATGAAACGCGGGCGTATATATCTGAAACCTATGTGCAGTGTGCAACCCATAATGCGTTGGTCAATGAACAGCGTTCCCGATGGGTCTTCAAAGCAGTGGCCACTTTTTTGATTGCCTGCATACCGCTTATGTCGGCGAGCTTCTTGTTTGTGGTTTTTGATATGGATACATCCTCACCCAGAAAAAGTATCTCAGTCAGAGACAGTTATGTGGGGAATGAGATCGCGTCTTTGAAAGATAAGCTATTGATGACCTCCGCTAATGCGCAGATGGCAGATTTGGAAAAAAGGACTATGATTCTGGAGGGTGTCCTTTTGGCAAAGAGGTCGGAAAACTTGAGCGAATCCAAAAAAACCGCGAGTGAGCAAGCACCGAAGCCCACGGCTCCGGTCAAACCTGCGGCGCCTCCTCGCCGAATGACATTGGACGAAGCCCCTGCTGGAGAGAAAAAATGAAACCGGAAAGCGAGCAGTCCAAACCGACCAGCCATATAAAGCCCGTTCCGCCACAGAAGCCGTCCGTGCCGGTAGTACGACGAGTGGTCAATGAAAAGGTGATCAACCGGCGTGACGTCGCGTTAGGTCGCTGAAAGGGCGTTTGAAACCCAATGGTAGTTGCCTGGTTCACTCAGTCATCGCCCACTATTAATAGAGGGGTCATAAGCCGGAGCGCGGCTATACGGCCATGCACCCGTTTCGATCCATCGCAGACTCCACCAGGCCGCTGCGCACGCAAGGTGCGTGGCGAGCACAAACGGTGCACCGGCGCTGGCAACTGTCTGATCGACCCACGCTGCTCTCCCATGGTTCCGGCAACTCCCACGCCTCCCTGGCGTTGGCGCAGGTATTGCAAGTACACGCCTACATAACGCAATCGATGCCGATTGCCCCCCACGACGACGGTGCCGTGCTGCCCGCTCTGATGAGCGAAGGGAGCCGGCGCCGTTTTTCGTTTTGTAGCCAGCAGCGAGGAGGGCCGATGACCCGCACTTCAGTCCGTAGCGTGTGCCCCTACTGCGGCGTTGGCTGCGGGATCGTCATGACCGTCGAGAACGATCGCGTGGTCAAGGTCAGCGGCGACAAGCAGCACCCGGCCAACGCCGGGCGCCTGTGCACAAAGGGCAGTACCTGTGCCCAGCCCCTGAGCGATCCTGGCCGTATGCAACAGGCCTACCTGCGCGAGGGCCGCAACCACGAGCCCGTACAGTCGAGCATGGACGCTGCCATCGTCGCCGCCGGCAGCCGCTTGCGGCAGATCCTCGATGAGCATGGCCCGGATGCACTGGCCTTCTACGTCTCCGGGCAGATGTCGCTGGAAGCCCAGTACCTGATCAACAAGCTCGCCAAGGGTTACGTGCGCACGCGGCACATCGAGTCCAACTCGCGGCTGTGCATGGCCAGCGCCGGCAGTGGCTACAAGCTGTCGTTGGGCGCCGACGGCCCACCCGGTTCGTACGATGATTTCGAGCAGGCCGAGGTGTTTCTGGTGATCGGCGCCAACATGGCCGACTGTCATCCGATCCTGTTCCTGCGCCTGCTCGATCGCCTCAAGGCAGGTGCTCGGTTGATCGTGGTCGACCCGCGGCGCAACGCCACCGCCGACAAGGCCGACCTGTTTCTGCAGATCAAACCCGGCACCGACCTGGCGCTGCTCAACGGCCTGCTGCACCTGCTGCATGCGAACGGCGCAACCGACGCCGCGTTCATCGCCGCGCACACCGAGGGTTGGGAGGAGCTGCCAGCGTTTCTGGCCGACTACACCCCGGCTCGCGTGGCAGAAATCACCGGCCTCGAGGAATACGCCATTTGCCAGGCCGCGCAGTGGCTCGGCGGCGCCGCGAACTGGATGAGCTGCTGGACCATGGGGCTCAACCAGAGCATCCAGGGCACCTGGAACACCAATGCGCTGTGCAACCTGCACCTGGCCACCGGTGCCATCTGCCGTCCAGGCAGCGGGCCGTTTTCCCTGACCGGCCAGCCCAATGCGATGGGTGGGCGTGAAATGGGCTACATGGGTCCTGGCCTGCCCGGCCAGCGCTCGCTACTGGTGGCGGCCGATCGCGCCCATGTCGAAGCCCTGTGGGGCATTGCTCCTGGCAGCCTGCGTGAAGACGGCAACGCCGGCACCGTCGACCTGTTCCGGCAGATGGGCGAGGGCGCGATCAAGGCCTGCTGGATCATCTGCACCAACCCCGTGGCCAGCGTTGCCAACCGCCAGCAGGTGATCGATGGCCTGCATGCGGCCGAACTGGTCATCACTCAGGACGCCTTTCTCGATACCGAAACCAACCGTTACGCCGACGTGCTGCTGCCTGCCGCGCTGTGGGCCGAGGGCGAAGGCGTGATGATCAACTCCGAGCGCAATATGACCTTGATGCCCAAGGCCGTAAATGCGCCGGGGCAGGCCTTGCCGGACTGGCAGATCATCGCTCGGGTGGCCTGCGCCATGGGCTTTCCCGAGGGCTTCGACTACACCAGCGCCGAGCAGGTCTATCAAGAGCTGCAACGCTTCGACAACCCCCAGAGTGGCTACGACCTCCGCGGCGCTGGCTACGCGCAATTGCGCGAGCAGCCGCGCCAGTGGCCGGCGGCGCCTGGGCAGCACGCTGCGCGCAGCCCGATTCGCTACCTGACCGCCGACGGGCCGCGCTTTCCCACGCCCAGCGGCCGCGCACGGTTTTTCGCCCGTCCACACCTGCCGCCTGCGGACCTGCCCGACGCAGAATTCGCCATGGTGCTCAACACTGGTCGCCTGCAGCATCAGTGGCACACGCTGACCAAGACCGGCAAGGTCGCCACCTTGAATCGGCTCGACCCCGGCCCCTTCGTGGAGCTTCACCCCGACGACGCCGAGCGCCTGGGCATCGGCGAGGCCGATCAGGTTCAGATCCGTTCGCGGCGCGGCCGGGCGGTATTGCCAGCACGCATCAGCAGCCGGGTGCGGCCGGGCAATTGCTTCGCGCCGTTTCACTGGAACGACGTGTACGGCAGCGACCTGGCCATCAATGCCGTGACCAGCGATGCCACCGACCCGCTGTCGCACCAGCCGGCGTTCAAGTTCGCCGCCGTGGCGCTGCAACGCGTCGGCTCGCCGAAAATCGCCCTGCAGAACCTCGACCTCGAGGTGCCCGATGCGCTTGCACAGGTTGACCCGCAGACGGCAATCCAGGTGCTCTGGGCTTCGCAGACCGGCACCGCGCAAGCCATCGCCGAACGCTGCGCACACACCTTGCGCGAGCGTGGTGCGTCGGTGGAGCTGCGCGGCATGGACGAGGTCACGTCCGCCCAATTATTGGCTGCGCGTAGCGTGCTGCTGGTGACCAGTACCTTCGGCGATGGCGACGCACCGGACAATGCCGCGTGTCTGTGGGCGCAATTGCAGGCCGAACGGATCGAGCCTTGCCCGGACCTGCGCTATGGCGTACTGGCATTGGGCGATTCCAGTTACGGACAGTTCTGCGGCTTTGCCCGCAAGCTGGACCAACGCCTGAACCAGCTGGGCGGGATGCGTCTGCTCGAACGGGTCGAGTGCGAACCCGATGATCAAGCGTTGGCCGAGCACTGGATGCAGGCAGTGGGCCTGCTGCTCGCCGGCCCATCCACTGCCCCGATGACAGCGCCCATGACAGCGGCGATAACGCCCGACCCGCCCCTGTATACGCGCAAACGACCGTGGCTGGCGCGGGTGCTGCACAATCAGGTGCTCAACGCTGCCGGTACCGAGAAGGAAGTACGCCACGTGGTGTTCGACCTCAAGGACAGCGGCCTGGTGTATGAAGCCGGCGATGCCCTTGGGGTGTGGCCAAGCAACTGCATGAGCCTGGTCGAAGAGCTGCTCGCCTGCCTGGGTCTGGACAGCAGCGAGCGGGTGCTGCTCAAGGACCAGGGCGAGCAGCCGCTGGCAGTGGCGTTGCACAAGTACCTCGACATTACCCGGATCACCCCGCAGTGGCTGGCATTCCTGGCCGAGCGCTGCGCCGATCCGCTGCTGGCCTCGCTGCTCGAAGCGGACAATGCCAGCCAGCTGCAGCAGTGGTTGTGGGGCAAGCAACTGATCGATCTGCTCGAGGCGTTCCCCATTACCCTGACCACGCAGGAATTGCTCGGCCTGCTCAAGCCGCTGCAGCCGCGGTTGTATTCCATCAGTTCCAGCGCCCGCACCGATCCGCAGCAGGTGCACATCACCTTGTCGACGGTACGCTACCGTTGCAACGAGCGCTTGCGCAGCGGGGTCTGCTCAGGCTTTCTTGCCGACCGCTCGGCGGCGGCGCTGGTGCCGATCTTCGTGCACAAGGCCACCCAGTTCCGCGTACCCCGCCAAGCCGATACACCGATGATCATGGTCGGACCGGGTACCGGCATCGCGCCGTTTCGCGCCTTCCTTCACGAGCGCCAGGCACTGGGGCACGGCGGCCGCAATTGGCTGCTGTTCGGCGAGCAGCGCGAACACAGCGACTTCTACTACCGCGACGAGCTGCACGCCTGGCTGCGCAGTGGGCATCTGCATCGGCTGGACACGGCGTTCTCCCGGGATCAGGCGGAGAAAGTCTACGTCCAGGACAGGCTGCGCCAGCAGGGTGCCCAGGTCTGGTTGTGGTTGCAGCAAGGGGGGCACTTCTATGTGTGCGGCGATGCCAGCCGCATGGCCAAGGATGTCGACGCTGTGCTGCGCGACGTGGTGGCGGAACACGGTGCCATGAGCACGCTGGAGGCCGAGGCCTATCTGGCGCAGTTGAGCCGGGACAAGCGTTATGTGCGGGATGTGTACTGAAAGGGTGCGGTGTGCACTGGGGTGGGGCTTTTTATCAGGGAGGGCCTCTTCGCGGGCAGAGGGCTCGCCGCCCGCCCCGCTCCCACAATGGTCCGGCGAACGCATAGCAATGTGGGAGCGGGCTCTGCCCGCGAAGAGGCCCCAACTGACACCCCACCCAACAAACCCTGGCACGCAACCTGCTTCCACCCAGACACGTCCCCGGTGCTCAACGACGATCACCCCACCGGACACCCACATTTCGACGATCAGGCAAAGGCGCCTGGAGCATTCGCTCCAGGCGTTTTTTTTTGCCCGATGGTCAAGACACCGTGACTCGCTTGGAGATACCTATGAATGCGCTCGTGAACCTCAGGCCCCGGCAGAAACTCATCGTCGTCGGCAACGGCATGGTGGGGCATCACTGTGTCGAGCAGTTGATCGAGCGCAACGCGGTCGATCGCTACGAGATCCACGTCTTCGGCGAAGAACGTCAACGTGCCTACGACCGGGTTCACCTGTCCGAATACTTCGGCGGCTCGTGCGCCGAAACCCTGGCCTTGGGCGACGCCCAGCTGTATGGCAAGCACGGCGTCACCCTGCACCTGGGCCAGCCGGTGATCGAGATCGACCGCCAGGCCCGCGAAGTGGTAACCACCACCGGGCGGCATGCCTACGATGTGCTGGTGCTGGCCACCGGCTCGTTTCCGTTCGTGCCGCCGATTCCGGGCTGTGAGGGCAACGCGCGGCTGGTCTATCGCACCCTGGATGATCTGGACGCGATCCGCGCTGCGGCGGTTGGGGCGCGCCGTGGTGTGGTGGTCGGCGGCGGACTGTTGGGCCTGGAAGCGGCCAACGCTCTGAAGTCGCTGGGGCTTGAGGCCCACGTGGTCGAGTTCGCCCCGCGGCTGATGCCGGTGCAACTGGACGCCGATGGCGGCGCGGCCCTGCGTGCTCGCATCGAAGCCTTGGGCGTGGGCGTGCACACCTCGCGCGCCACTCAGAACGTAGAGGCCGGCGAGACTCATCGCTACCGGATGAACTTCGACGGCGGCGAGTTTCTGGAAACCGACCTGATCGTGTTTTCCGCCGGCATTCGCCCTCAGGATGCATTGGGTCGCGCCTGTGGGCTGGAAATTGCCGCCCGCGGCGGCATCGTCATCGACCCGCACTGCCGCAGCAGCGACCCGGCGGTGTATGCGATCGGTGAATGCGCCTCCTGGAACGGCAGCATCTTCGGTCTGGTGGCGCCGGGCTACAGCATGGCTCGCAACGTCGCCTGCGAACTGGCAGGCGAGGCACCGGTGGCGTTCAGTGGTGCCGACATGTCTACCAAGCTCAAGCTGCTGGGCGTCGACGTGGGTTCCATCGGCGATGCCCATGCCAGCACGCCGGGGGCCAAGAGCTACCGCTTCATCGACGAAGCCAATGCCAGCTACCGGCGCCTGGTGGTGGACGCCACCGGCACTCAGGTACTGGGCGCCGTGCTGGTCGGCGACAACAGCTACTACGACACCCTGCTGCAATACGCGCAGAACGGCATCGCCTTGCCAGCCGACCCCTCGACGTTGATCCTGCCGCTGTCCGACGGCGCACCGGTTCTCGGCGCCGATGCGTTGCCCGACACGGCCATGATCTGCTCCTGCCACAACGTCAGCAAAGGCGCGATCTGTTCCGCCGTCGACGGCGGTTGCGGCGACCTCTCGGCACTCAAGTCGCAGACCAAGGCCTGCACCGGCTGTGGCGGCTGCGCGGCGCTGCTCAAGCAGGTGTTCGAGCACGAGTTGACGGCCCGTGGCGTCAGCGTCGACAAGAGCCTGTGTGAACACTTCGCCTACACCCGCGCTGAGCTGTACGCGCTGGCCCGTGTCGAAGGCATCGCCAGCTTCGAGGACATGCTCGCCCGCCACGGACGCGGTGCCGTGGGCTGCGACGTGTGCAAGCCCACCGTCGGCAACATCCTCGCCTCGTGCTGGAACCAGCCGATCATGGACCCTTCGCTGGTGCCGCTGCAGGACACCAACGACACCTTCATGGCCAACATGCAGAAGAACGGCACCTACTCGGTGGTGCCGCGCATTCCCGGCGGTGAGATCACCCCGGACAAGCTCATCGCCATCGGCGTGGTGGCGAAGAAATACGACCTCTACACCAAGATCACCGGTGGCCAGCGCATCGACCTGTTCGGCGCGCAGTTGCACGAGCTGCCGGAGATCTGGAGCGAACTGATCGAAGCGGGCTTCGAAACCGGGCATGCCTACGGCAAGTCGACCCGCACCGTGAAGTCCTGCGTGGGCAGCACCTGGTGTCGTTACGGCGTGCAGGACAGCGTGGCCATGGCCCTGCGCATCGAGGATCGCTACAAGGGCTTGCGTTCGCCGCACAAGCTCAAGTTCGCCGTCTCGGGTTGCACCCGCGAGTGCGCCGAGGCGCAGAGCAAGGACATCGGCGTGATCGCTACGGAAAAGGGCTGGAACCTGTACGTGTGCGGCAACGGCGGCATGCGTCCGCGCCACGCCGAGCTGTTCGCCATCGACCTGAACGACGAACAGTTGATCCGCTACATCGACCGCATCCTGATGTTCTACATCCGTACCGCCGACAAGCTGCAGCGCACCTCGGTGTGGCGCGAAAACCTGGAAGGCGGCCTGGAATTCCTCAAGCAGGTGGTGCTGGAAGACAGCTTAGGTTTGGGCGCCGAGCTCGAAGCGCAGATGCAGCGGGTGGTCGATCACTATGAATGCGAATGGGCCAACGCCCTGAAGGATCCGGAAAAGCTCAAGCGCTTCCGCACCTTCGTCAACGACAAGCGCGCGGACCCTGGCGTGCAGTTCGTCAAGGAACGCGGCCAGCGTCGCCCCGCCCAGGCCGGCGATGCGCTGGTAATGATCCCGGTAGTCGAGGAGGTGGTGTGATGCAGGCAGCCAACGCAGTGCAAGCGATGACCTGGCAAGCGGTGTGCGATCAGTCTGATCTGATTCCCAACTCCGGTGTGGTGGTGTGGCTGGACGGCGACCAGGTGGCGTTGTTCTACCTACCCGAGGCGGGCGAGGGCAGGGCGCTGCACGCCATCGACAACCACGATCCGCGCTCGGGCGCCAACGTGCTGGGACGCGGGATCGTCGGCTACCTGCAGGGAGAGTTGGTGGTGGCGGCGCCGCTGTACAAGCAGCATTACTGCTTCAGCGACGGGCGCTGCCTGGAGGCGCCGGATCAGCATGTCAGGGTCTGGCCGGTGCGCTTGAATGGGGATCGCGTGGAGATTGGCAGATTGTAGGTAGGTCTTGCTGGCCTCTTCGCGGGCAGAGAGCTCGCCGCCCGCCCCGCTCCCACACAATCGGAAGCGTCAGTTGAACTTGTGGGAGCGGGCTCTGCCCGCGAAGAGGCCCTCACTACCAAAGCAAACCCCATGGCCCAATGCTACGATTGGCGCCATGAACCTCGACAGCCGCATCAAATTCCGCCACCTGCTGTGCTTTCTCGAAATTGCCCGCCAGGGCAGCTTCGCCAAGGCCGCCGACACCTTGTCCATCAGTCAGCCGGCGATCTCCAAGACCCTCAAGGAACTCGAAGACCTGCTGCAGACTCGCCTGTTCGACCGCGACAAGAGCGGTGTCGAACTGACCGCCGCCGGTGTGCGCTTCATGCGCTACGCTGGCCCCTGCGTGCAGGCCCTGCGCGACGGCGTCAGCAGCCTGCGCGGCGAACCGCACGAAGCCCCGCAGGTGCGCATCGGTGTGCTGTCCACCGTGGAAAGCCAATTGCTGCCCGAGGTGCTCTGCCGCCTGCACGCGCGCCATGCCGCGCTGGTGGTCAGCGTCGCGACCGGGCCGGGGGCATACCTGTTGGCGCAACTGCATGTGGGCGAGCTGGACCTGGTGATCGGTCGCATGACCGACAGCCCGCAAATCCAGGGCTTGTCGTTCGAACACCTGTACAGCGAGTCGATGACCCTGGTGGTGCGCCCTGGCCATCCATTGCTGGAAGCCCGCCCGCTCAATGCCGAACAGGTCGGCGCCTGCCCGTGGGTGCTGCCATTGGCTGGGACGACCATCCGCAAACACGCCGACAGCCTTTTCGTGCAGTGCGCCATCACGCCCTCCGCGCAACGTCTGGAAACGCTTTCCCCGACCCTCAGTCGTCGCTACGTCGCCAGCAGCGACGCCATCTGGGTCGCGCCACGTGACGCGGTGCAGCGTGACATCGCCACCGGCCAGCTCTACGAACTGGACCTGGGCGTGCACGAGCCGGGTGGTTCGGTAGGCATCTGCCGCAATGCCGCGCTGCCGCTGTCTTTGCCGGCGCAGTGGCTGTGTGAGGTGGTGCGCGAAGTGGCCGCGCAGTACGAGCAGTCCTCCACTGTCCCATGACACATGTTTCATCCAGCCGCTGCCGAGCCAGTTTCCTTTTGCTGGCCTGAACTTATCGCCTTTTTGCCTCTCTCATGCCGGTAGCCATTGGTCGTGGCCGCCTGATAAGCTCGCGGCCTCATTCGATTGCCCTTATGGCGCATGAACAAGGAAATAGCATGAAACAGCATCGGTTGGCGGCGGCAGTCGCCTTGGTCACCCTGGTCCTCGCCGGTTGCGATTCCCAGACCAGCGTCGAGCTCAAAACCCCGGCGCAGAAAGCTTCCTACGGTATCGGCCTGAACATGGGCAAGAGCCTGGCTCAGGAAGGCATGGACGATCTCGACTCCAAGGCCGTAGCGCTGGGTATCGAAGATGCCGTCGGCAAGAAAGAGCAGAAGATCAAGGACGACGACCTGGTCGCAGCCTTCGCCGATCTGCAGAAGCGTGCCGAAGAACGCATGACCAAGATGAACGCCGAGGCGCAGAGCGCTGGCAAGAAGTTCCTGGAAGACAACGCCAAGAAAGACGGCGTGGTCACCACCGCTTCGGGCCTGCAGTACCAGGTCATCAAGAAGGCCGACGGCGCCCAGCCCAAGCCTACCGACGTGGTCACCGTTCACTACGAAGGCAAGCTGATCGACGGCAAGGTCTTCGACAGCTCCATCGAGCGCGGCGCCCCGATCGACCTGCCGGTCAGCGGTGTGATTCCGGGTTGGGTCGAAGGCCTGCAACTGATGCACGTGGGCGAGAAGGTCAAGCTGTTCATTCCAGCCGACCTGGCCTACGGCGCGCAGAGCCCGAGCCCGACCATTCCAGCCAACTCGGTGCTGGTGTTCGACCTCGAGCTGATCGCCATCAAGGACGCTGCCAAGGCTGCTGCCGACGCCGCTGCCGAAACCGACGACGCCGAAGTCGAAGAAGCCGCGCCCGCCAAGTAAACGCTTGCGCTGCAACGAACGCCCCGTCTCGACGGGGCGTTTTCGTTTGAACCGGGCTTTGGGCAACAGGTCTGATGTGGTGCTGCAGTAGCTGTTTTCATAACACTGCGTCAAGGAATTTCGTGGCTTTTTTGTGTGAGTAAAAAACGCCCGATTTGACCTCAGCCCTTGAAAACCGGGCAGGTCAGGCGTGAAAAGCGGCTCTGTTCACAAGGTTATCCACAAATACTGTGGATAACCTTAAACCACCATTCGGCACCGGAGGGCTCATGAAGGCACCTTGGAATTTCACCCGTTTTCTGCCCATTGCCGAACGCATCCTGAGTCGGGGTCGCCTGCCGGCCTTGATCTTCGCCGTGGCGCGCAAGGGCAAGGGCTATCGGCTGGGCGCCCTGAAAGAAGACGTGCAATTGCTCCAGGCTCTGTGCCTGGCCTACTGGCGCGGCGAGTACCGCAACATCAGCCCCAAGGCGCTGCTGTCCATCGTCGCCGGGTTGGTCTACTTCGTCAGCCCCATCGACGCCATCCCCGACTGGCTGCTGGGCGTTGGCATGCTGGACGATATCGCCGTACTGGCGTGGGTCATGAAGACCCTGTCGGGCGAGCTGGACGCCTTCCGTGCCTGGCGTCAGCGCCAGTCCCCGGAAAAGCTGCGAGTGGTCGAGCGCTTGCCGGCATCTGAAAAAGATCTGGAGCTGGAAAAGTCCCACCGCTGAATCTGCCTGCCGGCTGCGGTGCAGTTAACCCCCCGAAGCCGGCAATCCCCTGTTAACATTCCGTCATTATGGTTGCATCGCCCGATGTGATCGGTCAGTTTGCGGGAGGATGCAATGGGGGTTCAGGTGATCAGCCGCGACGGCCAACCCGAATACGCGGTGCTGCCATGGGCTGAATATCAGCGGCTCTTGGCTGCAGCGGCTGCCGACCCGTTCGAGGCATCCCGTGCAGGTCACATGGCAGTCGATCAGCAGTCTGTCGCCGATCCCGCCACAGCGGCGGCTCAGGTGCCACCGCCAGCCTTCGCGCGTCTGCGCGAGCTGCGCG encodes the following:
- a CDS encoding TlpA disulfide reductase family protein, which gives rise to MRWRIKANLAQLAGLLLAAALLGGCGADYGPDQHGNPVSAKTLDKQWLVVNYWAVWCGPCRREIPELNALSQSLQGQGVSVVGVNFDNLQGDELKAAASTLGIDFTVLAQDPAPRFDLPRSQALPVTFIIDAQGKLRDQLMGEQTAAGIEARLATLQGGER
- a CDS encoding bifunctional nitrate reductase/sulfite reductase flavoprotein subunit alpha, translated to MTRTSVRSVCPYCGVGCGIVMTVENDRVVKVSGDKQHPANAGRLCTKGSTCAQPLSDPGRMQQAYLREGRNHEPVQSSMDAAIVAAGSRLRQILDEHGPDALAFYVSGQMSLEAQYLINKLAKGYVRTRHIESNSRLCMASAGSGYKLSLGADGPPGSYDDFEQAEVFLVIGANMADCHPILFLRLLDRLKAGARLIVVDPRRNATADKADLFLQIKPGTDLALLNGLLHLLHANGATDAAFIAAHTEGWEELPAFLADYTPARVAEITGLEEYAICQAAQWLGGAANWMSCWTMGLNQSIQGTWNTNALCNLHLATGAICRPGSGPFSLTGQPNAMGGREMGYMGPGLPGQRSLLVAADRAHVEALWGIAPGSLREDGNAGTVDLFRQMGEGAIKACWIICTNPVASVANRQQVIDGLHAAELVITQDAFLDTETNRYADVLLPAALWAEGEGVMINSERNMTLMPKAVNAPGQALPDWQIIARVACAMGFPEGFDYTSAEQVYQELQRFDNPQSGYDLRGAGYAQLREQPRQWPAAPGQHAARSPIRYLTADGPRFPTPSGRARFFARPHLPPADLPDAEFAMVLNTGRLQHQWHTLTKTGKVATLNRLDPGPFVELHPDDAERLGIGEADQVQIRSRRGRAVLPARISSRVRPGNCFAPFHWNDVYGSDLAINAVTSDATDPLSHQPAFKFAAVALQRVGSPKIALQNLDLEVPDALAQVDPQTAIQVLWASQTGTAQAIAERCAHTLRERGASVELRGMDEVTSAQLLAARSVLLVTSTFGDGDAPDNAACLWAQLQAERIEPCPDLRYGVLALGDSSYGQFCGFARKLDQRLNQLGGMRLLERVECEPDDQALAEHWMQAVGLLLAGPSTAPMTAPMTAAITPDPPLYTRKRPWLARVLHNQVLNAAGTEKEVRHVVFDLKDSGLVYEAGDALGVWPSNCMSLVEELLACLGLDSSERVLLKDQGEQPLAVALHKYLDITRITPQWLAFLAERCADPLLASLLEADNASQLQQWLWGKQLIDLLEAFPITLTTQELLGLLKPLQPRLYSISSSARTDPQQVHITLSTVRYRCNERLRSGVCSGFLADRSAAALVPIFVHKATQFRVPRQADTPMIMVGPGTGIAPFRAFLHERQALGHGGRNWLLFGEQREHSDFYYRDELHAWLRSGHLHRLDTAFSRDQAEKVYVQDRLRQQGAQVWLWLQQGGHFYVCGDASRMAKDVDAVLRDVVAEHGAMSTLEAEAYLAQLSRDKRYVRDVY
- the nirB gene encoding nitrite reductase large subunit NirB translates to MNALVNLRPRQKLIVVGNGMVGHHCVEQLIERNAVDRYEIHVFGEERQRAYDRVHLSEYFGGSCAETLALGDAQLYGKHGVTLHLGQPVIEIDRQAREVVTTTGRHAYDVLVLATGSFPFVPPIPGCEGNARLVYRTLDDLDAIRAAAVGARRGVVVGGGLLGLEAANALKSLGLEAHVVEFAPRLMPVQLDADGGAALRARIEALGVGVHTSRATQNVEAGETHRYRMNFDGGEFLETDLIVFSAGIRPQDALGRACGLEIAARGGIVIDPHCRSSDPAVYAIGECASWNGSIFGLVAPGYSMARNVACELAGEAPVAFSGADMSTKLKLLGVDVGSIGDAHASTPGAKSYRFIDEANASYRRLVVDATGTQVLGAVLVGDNSYYDTLLQYAQNGIALPADPSTLILPLSDGAPVLGADALPDTAMICSCHNVSKGAICSAVDGGCGDLSALKSQTKACTGCGGCAALLKQVFEHELTARGVSVDKSLCEHFAYTRAELYALARVEGIASFEDMLARHGRGAVGCDVCKPTVGNILASCWNQPIMDPSLVPLQDTNDTFMANMQKNGTYSVVPRIPGGEITPDKLIAIGVVAKKYDLYTKITGGQRIDLFGAQLHELPEIWSELIEAGFETGHAYGKSTRTVKSCVGSTWCRYGVQDSVAMALRIEDRYKGLRSPHKLKFAVSGCTRECAEAQSKDIGVIATEKGWNLYVCGNGGMRPRHAELFAIDLNDEQLIRYIDRILMFYIRTADKLQRTSVWRENLEGGLEFLKQVVLEDSLGLGAELEAQMQRVVDHYECEWANALKDPEKLKRFRTFVNDKRADPGVQFVKERGQRRPAQAGDALVMIPVVEEVV
- the nirD gene encoding nitrite reductase small subunit NirD; translation: MQAANAVQAMTWQAVCDQSDLIPNSGVVVWLDGDQVALFYLPEAGEGRALHAIDNHDPRSGANVLGRGIVGYLQGELVVAAPLYKQHYCFSDGRCLEAPDQHVRVWPVRLNGDRVEIGRL
- the pcaQ gene encoding pca operon transcription factor PcaQ — its product is MNLDSRIKFRHLLCFLEIARQGSFAKAADTLSISQPAISKTLKELEDLLQTRLFDRDKSGVELTAAGVRFMRYAGPCVQALRDGVSSLRGEPHEAPQVRIGVLSTVESQLLPEVLCRLHARHAALVVSVATGPGAYLLAQLHVGELDLVIGRMTDSPQIQGLSFEHLYSESMTLVVRPGHPLLEARPLNAEQVGACPWVLPLAGTTIRKHADSLFVQCAITPSAQRLETLSPTLSRRYVASSDAIWVAPRDAVQRDIATGQLYELDLGVHEPGGSVGICRNAALPLSLPAQWLCEVVREVAAQYEQSSTVP
- a CDS encoding FKBP-type peptidyl-prolyl cis-trans isomerase, which encodes MKQHRLAAAVALVTLVLAGCDSQTSVELKTPAQKASYGIGLNMGKSLAQEGMDDLDSKAVALGIEDAVGKKEQKIKDDDLVAAFADLQKRAEERMTKMNAEAQSAGKKFLEDNAKKDGVVTTASGLQYQVIKKADGAQPKPTDVVTVHYEGKLIDGKVFDSSIERGAPIDLPVSGVIPGWVEGLQLMHVGEKVKLFIPADLAYGAQSPSPTIPANSVLVFDLELIAIKDAAKAAADAAAETDDAEVEEAAPAK
- a CDS encoding YkvA family protein, whose translation is MKAPWNFTRFLPIAERILSRGRLPALIFAVARKGKGYRLGALKEDVQLLQALCLAYWRGEYRNISPKALLSIVAGLVYFVSPIDAIPDWLLGVGMLDDIAVLAWVMKTLSGELDAFRAWRQRQSPEKLRVVERLPASEKDLELEKSHR
- a CDS encoding helix-turn-helix domain-containing protein, whose translation is MGVQVISRDGQPEYAVLPWAEYQRLLAAAAADPFEASRAGHMAVDQQSVADPATAAAQVPPPAFARLRELREAQGLPLESLARAVGISPSYLSMIETGERQPDAAIRRSLAWELGVPAWSDAS